A part of Clostridia bacterium genomic DNA contains:
- the argS gene encoding arginine--tRNA ligase, whose product MEEAADKVYQRVVENKDIAEDEANNISKKVGLAALKYSDLSNQISKDYIFDVERLTSVEGNTGPYIIYTVVRIKSILNKFFSMNPEYQLDRVSIQIPYSESERNLMLKIAQFSEVVTKSFIDYSPHKICQFIYDLSNEVNRFYHENKIIYEQDSLKQYSWIKLITLTRDILIKCLDLLAIEAPDRM is encoded by the coding sequence ATAGAAGAAGCTGCTGATAAAGTATACCAAAGAGTTGTTGAGAATAAGGACATTGCTGAAGATGAAGCAAATAATATTTCTAAAAAAGTAGGCTTGGCAGCTCTAAAGTATAGCGATTTATCTAATCAAATTTCAAAAGACTATATTTTCGATGTAGAGCGACTTACCTCTGTTGAGGGGAATACAGGGCCTTATATTATATATACGGTAGTCCGTATTAAATCCATACTTAATAAATTTTTCTCTATGAATCCTGAATATCAGCTAGACAGGGTATCTATACAAATACCGTATAGTGAAAGTGAACGTAATTTGATGCTTAAAATTGCTCAGTTTAGTGAAGTTGTTACAAAGAGTTTTATTGATTATTCTCCTCATAAGATATGTCAATTTATTTACGACTTATCAAATGAAGTTAATAGATTTTATCATGAAAATAAGATTATTTATGAGCAAGATTCTTTAAAACAATATTCTTGGATAAAGCTTATTACATTGACAAGAGATATTTTAATAAAATGTTTAGATCTATTAGCTATAGAAGCTCCTGACAGAATGTAA
- a CDS encoding stalk domain-containing protein: MADRRIQEIDSINYDIFYPKGYKDSEDKKWPMILYLHDKNENTKSSYISKGLEKYNNSPFILVSPRCPEGFVWTQLQSELNNLLDNLLDRYPVDKERVYISGKGTGGSGTVFLSSIYPERFAGVVPVNCELDPIIVQNLYDVPTWVFNSNKAMVPPSDEKQKAEAKLGIFNLYSKFTITNSTGKRIDENVYTKDLFDWLLSFNTKGLIAKDKSQKEITLMLENPYMLVGGKVCQVEPGNKGTLTLDVKGNLIVPADTLVKNLGGNIEYIEKEKRMTIKFKSKNIDIWIGNPKAKINNKEKAMETAAQSIKGVRYIPLKFIVENSGNKFQYDDTKRKVLIFKEVKGK; this comes from the coding sequence TTGGCCGACAGGAGAATACAGGAGATCGATAGTATAAATTATGATATTTTTTATCCCAAAGGCTATAAGGACAGCGAAGATAAAAAATGGCCCATGATATTATATTTGCATGACAAGAATGAGAATACAAAATCATCATATATAAGCAAAGGTTTGGAGAAATACAACAATTCACCCTTCATTCTCGTTTCTCCCAGATGTCCTGAGGGCTTTGTATGGACCCAACTTCAAAGTGAATTGAATAATCTTTTGGATAACCTTTTAGACAGATATCCGGTTGATAAAGAACGCGTTTATATATCCGGTAAGGGAACAGGAGGAAGTGGTACTGTATTTTTGAGCTCCATTTATCCTGAACGTTTTGCCGGAGTAGTACCTGTAAACTGCGAACTTGATCCAATTATAGTTCAAAACCTTTATGATGTTCCCACCTGGGTATTCAACAGCAACAAGGCAATGGTACCACCTTCGGATGAAAAGCAAAAAGCTGAAGCCAAACTGGGAATTTTCAATCTTTATTCAAAATTCACGATTACTAATAGCACTGGTAAAAGAATTGATGAGAATGTTTATACCAAAGACCTTTTTGACTGGCTGCTGAGTTTTAATACCAAAGGCTTGATAGCAAAAGATAAGAGTCAGAAGGAAATTACACTAATGTTGGAAAATCCATATATGCTGGTTGGCGGGAAAGTATGCCAGGTAGAACCGGGTAATAAGGGGACATTAACACTGGATGTGAAGGGGAATCTGATAGTTCCTGCTGATACTTTGGTGAAAAATTTGGGCGGAAACATAGAATACATTGAAAAGGAAAAAAGGATGACCATAAAATTCAAATCCAAAAATATTGATATATGGATAGGAAATCCGAAAGCAAAGATAAACAACAAGGAAAAAGCTATGGAGACAGCAGCGCAGAGCATTAAAGGAGTTCGCTACATACCATTGAAATTCATTGTCGAAAATTCTGGGAATAAATTCCAGTATGATGATACAAAGAGGAAGGTATTAATATTTAAGGAAGTTAAGGGTAAGTAA
- a CDS encoding nitroreductase family protein, protein MNAIFSRRSIRKYTKQDISEEIIEKIIRAGMAAPSAGNEQPWHFIVINDRSVLNEIPKFHPYAKMLAEVDNAIVICGDLTLEKYEGFWVQDCSAATQNMLLMVHDLGLGSVWLGVYPIEERVKALKELLGLPENIIPFSVLPIGHPAESKEPANRFSPSKVHRNRW, encoded by the coding sequence ATGAATGCTATTTTTAGCCGTAGAAGTATAAGGAAATATACTAAACAGGATATTTCTGAAGAAATTATTGAGAAAATAATTAGAGCAGGGATGGCAGCACCATCTGCGGGTAATGAGCAACCCTGGCACTTTATTGTTATCAACGACAGGAGTGTTCTGAATGAGATTCCTAAGTTCCATCCATATGCCAAAATGCTGGCGGAGGTGGATAATGCAATCGTTATCTGCGGTGATCTGACCCTCGAAAAGTATGAAGGCTTCTGGGTACAGGATTGCTCGGCAGCAACGCAGAATATGCTGCTGATGGTACATGACCTTGGATTAGGTTCTGTGTGGTTAGGAGTATACCCTATAGAAGAGAGGGTAAAGGCTCTAAAAGAATTGTTGGGATTACCGGAGAACATCATTCCGTTTTCTGTCTTACCCATAGGTCATCCGGCAGAAAGTAAAGAACCCGCAAACCGGTTTAGTCCTTCAAAAGTCCATAGGAATAGGTGGTGA
- a CDS encoding alpha/beta hydrolase-fold protein produces the protein MKRAIALVIIFILLTSANSFAEDRSKISKDDRPPKTSDSRKTGEKQEKAKDNTPGPGIDEKTGYPVSNPYSRKTVSYKIPYKVEVPSKYDQDQDRKYPLLVSLHGGGQRGSDITTIKAPNFARYEKNGYNFEFITISPLCPNGYQWMEFLPELNSIINDTVSKYRVDINRIYLTGTSMGGAGTWYLAAAYPKQFAAIMPVIACCDPALAVNLKDIPIWAMNGAKDPVVPLQYAQNTINALKAVGAKELKFTVDPEGGHTAPSFIKPEDTYN, from the coding sequence GTGAAGCGTGCAATAGCGTTAGTCATCATTTTTATCCTGCTTACATCAGCTAATTCCTTTGCTGAGGATAGGAGCAAAATTTCAAAGGATGATAGACCTCCCAAGACATCTGACAGCAGAAAAACGGGAGAAAAACAGGAAAAGGCCAAGGATAATACGCCAGGACCTGGTATTGATGAAAAGACCGGATATCCTGTTTCAAATCCATATTCAAGAAAAACAGTTTCATATAAGATACCTTACAAGGTAGAAGTGCCTTCCAAATATGACCAGGACCAGGATAGGAAATATCCATTGCTTGTATCATTGCATGGTGGAGGACAGAGGGGCAGCGATATTACTACGATTAAGGCTCCGAACTTTGCCAGATATGAAAAAAACGGGTATAATTTTGAGTTTATAACCATTTCACCTTTATGCCCTAATGGTTACCAGTGGATGGAATTCCTCCCAGAGTTGAATTCGATAATAAATGATACTGTTTCAAAATACAGGGTGGATATCAACCGCATCTATCTTACAGGAACCAGTATGGGCGGGGCCGGTACCTGGTACCTTGCAGCAGCTTATCCAAAGCAATTTGCTGCGATTATGCCGGTTATTGCTTGTTGTGATCCTGCACTTGCAGTTAACCTGAAGGATATACCGATATGGGCTATGAATGGGGCTAAAGACCCTGTAGTTCCACTGCAATATGCACAGAATACAATCAATGCGCTTAAAGCTGTCGGAGCAAAAGAGTTGAAATTCACAGTGGATCCAGAGGGCGGACATACGGCACCAAGCTTTATAAAGCCGGAAGATACTTATAATTGA